One Bacillota bacterium genomic window, TGCGAACTCAAGATCTGGTTCCAGAAGCACGGGGTCTGCGTGATCACCGCCAGCGACGTTCCTCCCGAACAGCTCCGCCCCGCCTACGAGGCCACCGACGGCTACTACGACACCCACAAGGAAGGACAGGCCTTCATCAGGTGGGCCATCGACAAGGTGGACGGCTTCATCTCTCTGGGAAGCTTTGGATGCCATCCCGATGCCTTCCAGGTCGACTACCTGGCCTGGTATGCGCGCTCGCTTGGGGCGCCCTGCTGGACCTTCCGCTTCGACGAGTCGGCCGGGAGCGCGGGCTTCCACACCCGGTACGAGACCATCCTGGCCTTTCTCCAGACGAGGCGCGACCAGCGCCTCGCACGCTGCCAGGCCGGCACGGGAGCCGGGGCAGCCGCAGGTGACGGCGCCGCGGCAGCCGTCTCCACGGGGGCCGGCGGTAAAGACGCGCCCCCCGCCGACCCCGAGCCTCCCGTTGCCATCCCCAAGCGCGTATCCGGCCGGCCGGGCCAGTTCGGCGAAGCGGATACGCGCCTTCCCGACTCCGGCCAGGGCCGCCCGGCAACCCCAAGGAAGCCCCTGATCGCCTGGCCTTACATGGGAGAGACCCTCAACCTGCTCGTTGAGGAGGCCTGCTACCAGCTCGGGCTGCAGGATTACGCTTTCCCGCCCGAGCCGCTGGCCGAGGAAGCCTTGCTCCTCGGAAACAACCGCTACACGGAGGCATGCTCGCCGTACGCCTGTAGCACCGGTACGCTCAAGCTGACGCTGCGCAGAGCCCTGGACCGGATCGAGCAGGAGGCCGCCCGCCAGGGTCGCCCCGTGGAACCCCGGCGCATCCTGGTGCTCATGGCGCGGGGAGAGGGGCCCTGCACGTTCGGCTGGTACGCCATCGTCCAGAAACACCACCTGCCCGAGGAGTTCCGTAGCCGGCTGGCTGCCGGCGGCCACACCATCGAGATGGCCACGATGGGGCTGGACGGCTTCGTCGATTTCCTGCGGGACCTGAGCCAGCTCGGCAACGCCGATCGGCTCAAGCCTGTCCTGGATTTCGTCGAGGCGTGGGAGAAGGGCCTCGACCGCCTTGCCTGGATGACCCGGACCCGCCTGCGGATCAGGCTCATGTGGGCCATAAAGCGGCTGACTTCGCCCCTCTGGGCCAAGCTTGAGGCAGCTGAGGCCCTGCGGGCCCGCTCCCTCATCCTTCGAGCGCACGAGCTCGAGCCCGGGAGCGTGACCGCCGCCTATCGCCGGGCGATCGAGCTGCTGAGGCAAGCACACACCCCAAAGGCGGTCGCGGCCGCCCTCCGGGAGGGCATGGCCATGCTCGAGGCCGTACCCCGTGACACGAAGGTCAGGCCCCGGGTGGTGGTCGTGGGCGAGATCTACGTGGTCCTCACGAGCTTCGCCAACCGCGGCACGATTGAACACCTCCTGGCGCGGGAGGGTATCGAGGTGGTGGAGGGCGTCACCCTGAGCGAGTTCATCCGCAACAGCCTGCGAGAGATGAAGTCACGGGCCTGGCGCAACAAGCGCGGGGTGCGCCCGGTGGTGCAGTGGCTGCGGCGCCGCAACGTGTACATCCTCGAACCGCCCCCTCGCAGCCCCGAGGCGCGGCCCTTCCTGGTCCACGACGTGGGCGGCGATGCCATGCCTACCGTCGCCCACGCGCGGCACCACATCGAGGAAGGGTGCGACGGCATCGTCCACGTCTACCCCTTCAAGTGCATGCCGGAGGGCATCGCCAAGGACGCCGTGAAGGAAATCGCCGACCTTTACGGAGTGCGCTGCCTGCCTCTGTCTTTCGACAAGGAGACCGAGATCGAGCGCCTGCGAACCGAGGTGAGCACGTTCGCCACCCTGCTTCACGCTGAGCTGGCCCGGGACGGATCGGGGGACCCCGCACGCTACCGGGCTCGGAAGCGGGCGGAGATCGCCCGGCGCAGGGAGATCGGCCGCCGGGTGGCACAGCTGTACGCGGCTTACCGCCGGTCTCGCCATA contains:
- a CDS encoding acyl-CoA dehydratase activase-related protein, which produces MEPAEAAVETPIGPRRELEPNGSGRKARVGLVLAFTGHYISVQVLARFLELMGLQVVKSRVTTPRIIEYGTTLASADFCIPLRVYVGHVANLIQEHPDLDALVAPNLLSEDGVSSTCSKYRDVGGIAIRSLGNTVGYLLRHCGRANTACLARLVGEEAIKARVRRTESLPLFVTPNIRSLDRVEMRNVCYDVYADVMKWPKATKAALFLPARARACLAPEVARLEQAFDRAFREVVERRGDSLAAVLADPAKPRLALVGRRYLVNDPALTCELKIWFQKHGVCVITASDVPPEQLRPAYEATDGYYDTHKEGQAFIRWAIDKVDGFISLGSFGCHPDAFQVDYLAWYARSLGAPCWTFRFDESAGSAGFHTRYETILAFLQTRRDQRLARCQAGTGAGAAAGDGAAAAVSTGAGGKDAPPADPEPPVAIPKRVSGRPGQFGEADTRLPDSGQGRPATPRKPLIAWPYMGETLNLLVEEACYQLGLQDYAFPPEPLAEEALLLGNNRYTEACSPYACSTGTLKLTLRRALDRIEQEAARQGRPVEPRRILVLMARGEGPCTFGWYAIVQKHHLPEEFRSRLAAGGHTIEMATMGLDGFVDFLRDLSQLGNADRLKPVLDFVEAWEKGLDRLAWMTRTRLRIRLMWAIKRLTSPLWAKLEAAEALRARSLILRAHELEPGSVTAAYRRAIELLRQAHTPKAVAAALREGMAMLEAVPRDTKVRPRVVVVGEIYVVLTSFANRGTIEHLLAREGIEVVEGVTLSEFIRNSLREMKSRAWRNKRGVRPVVQWLRRRNVYILEPPPRSPEARPFLVHDVGGDAMPTVAHARHHIEEGCDGIVHVYPFKCMPEGIAKDAVKEIADLYGVRCLPLSFDKETEIERLRTEVSTFATLLHAELARDGSGDPARYRARKRAEIARRREIGRRVAQLYAAYRRSRHTG